A stretch of Desulfovulcanus ferrireducens DNA encodes these proteins:
- a CDS encoding AEC family transporter, producing MDNFIIIIAYLLIGILLRRISRFPDETGNVLNLFVIYVSLPALVLLKIPELTFSKELLVPTLMPWAMLLLSAFVVIILSKILKWDREVTGALLLLVPLGNTSFLGIPMVKAFFGDQAVSYAVLYDQLGSFLALATYGSLILALYGQRKSTPSIYDVAKKIITFPPFIALALAFLLKSFSYPIIINSLLQTLAATLVPVVMIAVGFQFTLRLRKQVVSPLCIGLAIKLVAAPLAALFISKLFGFSGPAAKVSIFEAGMPPMVSAGALAILAGLSPALTAALVGLGIILSFATLPLLYQFL from the coding sequence ATGGATAATTTTATCATCATTATAGCATACCTCCTTATAGGTATATTGTTGCGCCGAATATCTCGATTCCCGGATGAAACGGGAAATGTACTTAATCTGTTCGTTATTTATGTCTCCTTGCCAGCCCTGGTTTTACTAAAGATCCCAGAATTAACTTTTTCAAAAGAACTATTGGTTCCTACATTAATGCCATGGGCAATGCTCTTATTGTCTGCTTTTGTGGTTATAATTTTATCTAAAATTCTAAAATGGGACAGAGAAGTTACAGGCGCTCTTTTGCTTCTAGTGCCACTGGGCAACACTTCATTTCTCGGCATCCCTATGGTGAAGGCTTTTTTTGGGGATCAAGCTGTTTCTTATGCTGTGCTTTATGATCAATTAGGCTCCTTTCTGGCTCTGGCCACGTATGGTTCCTTGATCCTGGCATTATATGGGCAGCGTAAAAGCACTCCCTCAATATATGATGTAGCTAAAAAAATAATCACTTTTCCCCCTTTTATTGCGCTTGCTCTTGCATTTCTTCTCAAATCTTTTTCATACCCGATTATCATAAATTCTCTCCTTCAAACCCTGGCGGCAACACTGGTGCCGGTAGTGATGATTGCGGTAGGGTTTCAATTTACCTTGCGTTTAAGAAAACAAGTGGTCTCGCCTCTTTGCATTGGACTTGCGATTAAACTTGTTGCCGCGCCTCTTGCTGCCCTTTTTATATCCAAACTCTTTGGTTTTAGCGGACCTGCCGCAAAGGTCTCAATTTTTGAAGCGGGTATGCCCCCAATGGTATCAGCGGGTGCCTTGGCTATCCTGGCCGGTCTTTCTCCTGCCCTGACTGCAGCGCTGGTGGGGCTGGGTATTATTTTGAGCTTTGCTACACTTCCATTATTATACCAATTCCTGTAA